A window from Piliocolobus tephrosceles isolate RC106 chromosome 11, ASM277652v3, whole genome shotgun sequence encodes these proteins:
- the LOC111546123 gene encoding peptidyl-prolyl cis-trans isomerase A — MVNPTVFFDIAVDGEPLGRVSFELFADKVPKTAENFRALSTGEKGFGYKGSCFHRIIPGFMCQGGDFTRHNGTGGKSIYGEKFEDENFILKHTGPGILSMANAGPNTNGSQFFICTAKTEWLDGKHVVFGKVKEGMNIVEAMERFGSRNGKTSKKITIADCGQLE; from the coding sequence ATGGTCAACCCTACCGTGTTCTTCGACATTGCCGTCGACGGCGAGCCCTTGGGCCGCGTCTCCTTCGAGCTGTTTGCAGACAAggttccaaagacagcagaaaattttcgtgctctgagcactggagagaaaggatttggttataagggttcctgctttcacagaattattccagggtttatgtgtcagggtggtgacttcacacgccataatggcactggtggcaagtccatctatggggagaaatttgaagatgagaacttcatcctaaagcatacaggtcctggcatcttgtccatggcaaatgctggacccaacacaaatggttcccagtttttcatctgcactgccaagactgagtggttggatggcaagcatgtggtctttggcaaagtgaaagaaggcatgaatattgtggaggccatggagcgctttgggtccaggaatggcaagaccagcaagaagatcaccattgctgactgtggacaactcgaataa